In Saccharomycodes ludwigii strain NBRC 1722 chromosome III, whole genome shotgun sequence, one DNA window encodes the following:
- the BRR6 gene encoding Brr6p (similar to Saccharomyces cerevisiae YHR036W | BRL1 | BRr6 Like protein): MDHICRCENEKTLGLFVKQQDYDKHSDSTAPSFSPSIINHNSHILIWLYVKLLFKVILLILILIVLVKFVLIVNQDFNTKIDILNTIERQKYLECSENYHLNHCHSDTDEEIVPALKEICNEYFLCMSNSNNNKTTMKSKLIVSIFSELINEFVSTIHYKSMVLLLLVMIIILKVLVL; the protein is encoded by the coding sequence ATGGATCATATTTGTCGTtgtgaaaatgaaaaaaccctaggtttatttgttaaacAACAAGACTATGATAAGCATTCCGATAGCACGGctccttctttttccccATCAATTATTAATCATAATAGCCATATACTAATATGGTTATAtgtaaaacttttattcaAAGTTATACTCTTAATACTGATATTAATAGTTTTAGTAAAATTCGTTCTAATAGTTAATCAAGATTTTAATACGAAAATAGATATTCTAAACACAATTGAGCGACAAAAGTATTTGGAATGTAGTGAAAATTACCATTTAAATCATTGTCATAGTGATACTGACGAGGAGATAGTTCCTGCATTGAAGGAAATTTGTAatgaatattttctttgcaTGTCTAactccaataataataaaacgaCGATGAAAAGTAAATTGATCGTGTCTATATTTTCAGAGTTAATTAATGAATTCGTTTCTACGATTCATTATAAATCGATGGTTCTACTACTTTTGGtgatgataattatattaaaagtgTTAGTtttataa
- a CDS encoding aldo/keto reductase (similar to Saccharomyces cerevisiae YDL124W | NADPH-dependent alpha-keto amide reductase), protein MTTIPTLELPPQPVGNDNPTKLPPQRIPIIGFGSGTKWRITKSSGETKGKFIQQLADQVKNAIEVGFNHIDTAEAYKTHDEVGVGIKESGIPREKLWITDKYTTWSWLWRKGTGPLDSLTISLKKMDLEYVDLYLLHTPTITLETSGITLKEAWKQMETIYESGLAKNIGVSNFSVADLEYIKSFGKYKPQVNQIEFHAYLQAQTPGIVKYCFDNGIIVEGYSPLTPITKARPGPLDNLLTNLAEKYGKSELQILLRWVTQYGVVVLTTSSKRERLLEAIDIFSFELSKQDFEEISKIGKQKVFRSVFNENYDKYNNVLYD, encoded by the coding sequence ATGACCACTATTCCCACGCTAGAATTACCTCCTCAGCCAGTGGGGAATGATAATCCCACAAAGTTACCACCACAAAGAATTCCTATTATAGGTTTTGGAAGTGGCACTAAATGGAGGATAACTAAATCCTCTGGTGAAACCAAGGGCAAATTTATCCAACAACTAGCTGATCAAGTTAAAAATGCAATCGAAGTGGGATTTAACCACATAGATACAGCAGAAGCCTACAAAACTCATGATGAAGTTGGTGTGGGCATAAAGGAAAGTGGTATTCCAAGAGAGAAGCTATGGATCACTGATAAATACACCACGTGGTCTTGGTTATGGAGAAAAGGCACCGGCCCGCTAGATTCTTTAACtatttcattaaaaaaaatggatttGGAATATGTCGACTTATATCTTTTACATACCCCTACCATTACTTTGGAAACTAGCGGTATTACATTAAAGGAGGCTTGGAAACAAATGGAAACTATTTATGAATCCGGCTTAGCAAAAAACATCGGCGTTTCAAATTTCTCAGTTGCAGATTTAGAATACATCAAAtcttttggaaaatataaacctCAGGTTAACCAAATCGAATTTCATGCCTATTTACAAGCACAAACTCCTGGCATTGttaaatattgttttgatAATGGAATTATAGTAGAAGGTTATTCTCCGTTAACCCCAATCACCAAGGCAAGACCTGGCCCCTTAGATAACTTGCTAACCAACTTAGCTGAAAAGTATGGAAAATCGGAATTGCAGATTTTGTTAAGATGGGTTACTCAGTATGGTGTAGTAGTATTAACGACAAGTTCGAAAAGGGAAAGACTATTGGAAGCCATagatatttttagttttgaaCTTTCTAAGCAAGATTTTGAGGAAATCTCAAAAATCGGAAAGCAAAAAGTTTTCCGTAGTGTGTTCAATGAGAATTACGATAAATATAACAATGTTTTATACGATTGa
- the PDE1 gene encoding 3',5'-cyclic-nucleotide phosphodiesterase PDE1 (similar to Saccharomyces cerevisiae YGL248W | PDE1 | PhosphoDiEsterase), whose product MFEVIVLGSSGGPFETQTQCFLVRLNNCNNNDSNNDEYISFDGGCGLNAIAKLFTVENKTYTPEIDLYCTTTTNTSKMMDLITDKSVNVILKSPDIKTSQNSNILSKTLQFYGKINKFFITHAHLDHISGFIINTPILYDQLYNDLNQHTTNMQKTLYGLETTVRPITENIFNCKIWPNLLAIKTNSGDAKISSEILIPGKEYVLSSSLRKNDAYSIVTLPLRHGTSITTGEIVFSSVYILFNHLSSEMLFVFGDCESDPTYLNQVWEYATSKTSFKIKGIFIECSMPDDPSAINDPNDPNNGAELYGHMSPYYLICELEKLIRKIQSKGNTPFILNIFITHVKQNTLAMATSNTDNYSYNPKLLILEQLKCNARKRKLDKILKFSILMNDYTYYV is encoded by the coding sequence ATGTTTGAAGTGATTGTATTGGGAAGTTCTGGTGGTCCTTTTGAAACACAAACACAATGTTTTTTGGTAAGATTGAATAATTgcaacaataatgatagcAATAACGATGAGTATATATCCTTTGATGGTGGGTGTGGGTTAAATGCGATAGCTAAATTATTTACcgttgaaaataaaacttataCCCCAGAGATCGATTTATACTGTACAACTACCACAAATACCAGCAAAATGATGGATTTAATCACTGATAAATCCGTTAatgtaattttaaaatcacCTGACATAAAAACAAGCCAGAACTCAAACATTTTATCCAAAACGTTACAATTTTatggaaaaattaacaagTTCTTCATAACTCATGCTCATTTGGATCATATTAGTGggtttattatcaatacaCCAATACTATACGATCAATTATACAATGATTTAAATCAACATACCACAAATATGCAGAAAACGTTGTATGGTTTAGAGACCACTGTACGACCCATCACAgagaatatatttaattgtAAGATATGGCCGAATTTATTAGCTATTAAAACGAATAGCGGTGATGCAAAAATATCCAGTGAAATTTTGATACCAGGGAAAGAATATGTTCTATCTTCTTCCCTTAGGAAAAATGATGCATACAGTATAGTAACTTTGCCCTTAAGACATGGAACCAGCATAACCACGGGGGAGATAGTTTTTAGTAGCGTATACATTTTATTCAATCATCTTTCAAGCGAGAtgctttttgtttttggcGATTGTGAAAGTGATCCTACGTATTTAAATCAGGTTTGGGAGTATGCTACTAGTAAaacttcttttaaaattaaagggATATTTATTGAATGCTCAATGCCGGATGATCCTAGCGCAATTAACGATCCTAATGATCCAAACAATGGTGCTGAACTGTACGGCCATATGTCGccttattatttaatttgtgAACTAGAAAAATTGATCAGGAAGATCCAAAGTAAAGGTAATACGccatttatattaaatattttcataacGCACgttaaacaaaatacatTAGCAATGGCAACAAGTAATACCGATAATTATAGTTATAACCCTAAACTGCTAATACTTGAACAATTGAAATGTAAtgcaagaaaaagaaaactagATAAGATTTTGaagttttcaattttaatgaATGATTATACCTATTATGTTTGA
- the KGD4 gene encoding alpha-ketoglutarate dehydrogenase subunit KGD4 (similar to Saccharomyces cerevisiae YFR049W | YMR31 | Yeast Mitochondrial Ribosomal protein) has protein sequence MNPTAVKLATAAKSQWTYVPMIKFLGPKIHYDSSSKEIKPHPFSAGLLPTSKDLISVPEFLSKQRPFKVVPYEKKTATVKTTSKTDKQTTFTNRPLQDGEVSSINNLPLQYRFKPIEPLEMDIIEGGGVEL, from the coding sequence ATGAACCCAACAGCTGTTAAATTGGCAACTGCCGCTAAATCACAATGGACCTATGTCCCCatgattaaatttttaggTCCAAAGATTCACTATGATTCTTCTTCCAAGGAAATCAAACCACATCCATTCAGTGCTGGATTACTACCCACTTCAAAAGACCTGATTTCGGTTCCTGAATTCTTATCTAAGCAAAGGCCATTTAAAGTTGTTCcgtatgaaaaaaagactGCAACTGTTAAGACCACTAGTAAAACTGACAAACAGACTACATTCACAAACAGGCCATTGCAAGATGGTGAAGTTTCTTCCATTAATAATCTACCCTTACAGTATAGATTCAAACCGATTGAACCTCTTGAAATGGACATTATTGAGGGTGGTGGTGTTGAGTtgtga